One Ctenopharyngodon idella isolate HZGC_01 chromosome 9, HZGC01, whole genome shotgun sequence DNA window includes the following coding sequences:
- the bpifcl gene encoding bactericidal permeability-increasing protein: MQLVIYFLMILTYTHADYPALKTLLSEKGLGGVSQMMSVRIQSKMKSTAIPEVRGGIDIGIGTVDYSLSNMQVVECSMPDPSLVFVQGTGVSVKVSQLSLGIKGSWATQFGIIHDGGSFDLAVYNIQIYTLLQLGDDAGRLSITTVSCSADVGSVDIQFHGGASFIFQPFVSSFRGRISDLIREQICPAIQQAINELEISLQETPVKVPVGQYIYLSIPLTSSPAVTDQSFELDIKGEFYSSSSPSEPPFSANKFDVQYAENSMLSLVASEFFVNSAAYAFLRSGVLQINIRDDMIPKSSPIHLNTSQFGAFIPQLRTLYPNMEMQVLLYASETPLFSFSSGVIDVHVPAAAKFSAVKPDGTLVPLFTLNVDCNFSGSALIANKNLTGAFEMKNLTLTLGSSEIGDFKTDSFQQGLVMAVKMFVLPKLNAALKIGFLLPTLQGFSLINSQLLIKNGFVVIFTDVQDSLTGL, from the exons ATGCAGCTGGTCATTTATTTCTTGATGATAttaacatacacacatgcaGATTATCCTGCACTGAAAACTCTTCTGTCAGAGAAGGGTCTCGGAGGCG tgtctCAGATGATGTCTGTCCGGATACAAAGCAAAATGAAGAGTACTGCAATCCCAGAGGTCCGGGGTGGAATAGACATCGGGATCGGCACTGTAGACTACAGCTTATCAAA CATGCAGGTTGTGGAGTGCAGCATGCCAGACCCATCACTGGTGTTTGTACAGGGAACAGGTGTATCTGTGAAAGTCAGTCAACTCTCATTAGGCATCAAAGGCAGCTGGGCAACACAGTTTGGCATCAT CCATGATGGTGGCTCATTTGATCTGGCTGTTTACAATATCCAAATCTACACACTCCTGCAGTTAGGAGATGATGCTGGTCGTCTCTCCATCACCACCGTTTCCTGTAGTGCTGACGTAGGAAGTGTGGACATTCAGTTCCACGGAGGTGCTAG ctttatttttcagccatttgtaaGTTCTTTCAGGGGAAGAATATCAGACTTGATACGTGAGCAG atttgcCCAGCAATTCAACAAGCAATCAATGAATTGGAGATCAGTCTACAGGAAACACCTG TTAAGGTACCTGTGGGTCAGTATATATATCTGAGCATCCCTCTCACATCCTCCCCGGCTGTGACAGACCAAAGCTTTGAATTAGATATTAAG GGTGAGTTTTACAGCAGCAGTTCTCCGTCTGAACCACCTTTCTCTGCAAACAAGTTTGACGTGCAGTATGCAGAAAACTCCATGCTTTCATTGGTTGCCTCCGAGTTTTTTGTAAATTCGGCTGCTTACGCATTCCTCAGGTCTGGGGTTCTCCAAATCAACATCAGAGATGACATG ATACCAAAGAGTTCTCCAATCCATCTGAACACCAGCCAGTTTGGAGCCTTCATTCCACAG CTACGCACATTATATCCCAACATGGAGATGCAGGTGCTGTTATACGCCAGTGAGACGCCACTATTCTCCTTCAGTTCAGGAGTGATAGATGTTCATGTACCGGCTGCAGCAAAGTTCTCCGCCGTTAAACCTGATGGTACACTGGTGCCTCTCTTTACTCTGAATGTG GACTGTAACTTCAGTGGAAGTGCTTTGATTGCCAATAAAAACCTGACCGGagcttttgaaatgaaaaa TTTAACGCTGACTCTCGGATCATCTGAGATTGGTGATTTCAAG ACTGACTCATTCCAGCAAGGGTTAGTGATGGCAGTGAAGATGTTTGTACTTCCAAAACTAAAtg CGGCCCTGAAGATTGGCTTTCTCTTACCCACACTGCAGGGCTTCAGTTTGATCAATTCTCAATTGCTTATAAAAAAT GGCTTTGTGGTCATTTTTACTGATGTCCAGGACTCCCTGACAGGCCTCTGA